GGCGGACAACTTACAGAGGCTGTGCGAAGAAAACCTTACGCCGTGGTTCTTCTTGATGAGATTGAAAAAGCCCACCCAGATGTGTTCAACATCCTGCTTCAGATCCTTGATGAAGGTTTTGTAACAGATTCCTTGAGTAGGAAGATTGATTTTAGAAATACCATCATTATCCTTACATCGAATATCGGTACGCGTGACCTTAAAGATTTCGGTGACGGTGTCGGATTTGGTACCTCAGCTAAAAAATCGACCTCAGATGCACGTGCGAGAAGCACGATTGAAAATGCATTGAAGAAAGCTTTTGCACCAGAATTCCTTAACAGAATTGATGACATCGTCATTTTCAACAGTTTAGAAAAAGACCATATTGCAAGGATCATCGATCTTGAACTTCAGAAACTGTACAATCGTCTTGAGAAACTTAACTATAAAGTTGAGCTTACACCAGACGCAAAAGATTTTATCGCTGAAAAAGGTTGGGATAAAGACTTCGGTGCAAGACCGCTGAAACGTGCCATCCAGAAGTATATTGAAGATTTGCTGGCTGAAATGTTGGTAAACAAGCAACTTACTGAAGGTGGTACCGTAGTCCTTGATGTGAATGAAGCGAAAGACGCTTTAATTGGCGAACCTTCTAAAAAGAAGCAAAGCGTAAAGTAATTAATCATAAAAACCTGCTTGCAGGCAGATTTTTAAAGCATAAAGCGGAGTTTGACTCCGCTTTTTTTATGAAAAAAATTTAATTGAATTACAAAGAAAACCTTTAGTTTCGCTTGGTTTTTACGCAATCGACCTCGGCCTGAATAAAAGGATATTTCTGTTTCATATCGTCAAGAAGTTGCGGATCGCGTTTTAAAGCTTCAGAAAGGGCGTTTCTCCCCTGCTTTTGGTTATTTATATGGAAATAACAGTTGCTTAACTGATAATAGATTTCTGCGCGGTTATGGAGCTTGGTAGCTTTATTGAGAATCGTTATGGCTTCCTCGAACTCACCGATCAGCATCATCACTTCAGCATAGGCGTACCAGTTGTAAAAACGTGCCGGTTCGTAATCCACCAGCTTTTTCAAACAACCGAGACTTTCCTCAAAACGCCCCGAATCTATGTACAGATAGGCCAGTCTTTTCTGATAATCCAGGTTGTTATCATTCATAAAAACAGCTTCTTTGGCAAAATGTAGCGCTTCTTTCATTGCACCCATTTCTTCATAGATATAAGACTGCTCCATCATCGAAAGATAGAACTGTGGGTCATCGCGCAAGGACTTCTGGAAGGCATTCAGCGCCAACACGGGCTGTTTGCTCTCTTTATAGCACAAACCAATCTTATAATAGGTAAAAGATTTGGTGTACTCCAGCTCCAGCATTTCACTGTACACATCAATCGCTTTCTGCCATTGTCCCATCGCCTCATAACATGCCGCCTTATTGGCATAAACACCTACGGATTGTGGGTTTATAGCCAAAAGATAATCGAAGCCACGGATGGCCTCTTCATAATTCTTGCGGTTGAAGTAAAACTGCCCGTATTCGTACCAAGCCGTTTCCGAAAAAGCAAACTGATCCAGATAATTATTAAGGAACGCAATCGCCTCATCGCTGCGGTTGAGCTGGTTATAGCACATCATTACATTCTCA
This DNA window, taken from Chryseobacterium sp. 6424, encodes the following:
- a CDS encoding tetratricopeptide repeat protein, with the translated sequence MEDFFENELVKKFEDMIENNDELYFETEEYEDIIIHYLEMGDISYAEMATNYALKLHPQSLELKIKKFEVYLELEDYAKAKELMQELMEASMESTDFLVCCAKYYSNLGNPRRSIEYCEKALELEEEENFLHNFIADEYVNLEDPFNALKHYKQALTFDQQDEYSLENVMMCYNQLNRSDEAIAFLNNYLDQFAFSETAWYEYGQFYFNRKNYEEAIRGFDYLLAINPQSVGVYANKAACYEAMGQWQKAIDVYSEMLELEYTKSFTYYKIGLCYKESKQPVLALNAFQKSLRDDPQFYLSMMEQSYIYEEMGAMKEALHFAKEAVFMNDNNLDYQKRLAYLYIDSGRFEESLGCLKKLVDYEPARFYNWYAYAEVMMLIGEFEEAITILNKATKLHNRAEIYYQLSNCYFHINNQKQGRNALSEALKRDPQLLDDMKQKYPFIQAEVDCVKTKRN